Genomic segment of Streptomyces longhuiensis:
GCGGCCTGGTCAACGTGCTGCCGACGGGCCGTAACTTCTACTCCGTCGACCCGAAGGCGATCCCGTCGCGGCTGAGCTGGGAGGTCGGGCAGGCGCTCGCCGACTCGCTGGTGGCGCGCTACCTCGCCGACACCGGCGAGTACCCCAAGTCCGTGGGCCTGACGGTGTGGGGCACCTCGGCGATGCGTACGCAGGGCGACGACATCGCGGAGATCCTCGCGCTGCTCGGCTGCCGCCCGGTGTGGGACGACGCCTCGCGCCGTGTCACCGGCTTCGAGATCGTGCCGGCCGCCGAACTCGGGCGCCCGCGCATCGATGTGACGGTCCGTATCTCCGGCTTCTTCCGTGACGCCTTCCCGCACGTCGTCGGTCTGATCGACGACGCCGTGCAGGCCGTCGCCGCGCTCGACGAGAGCGCCGAGCAGAACTACGTCCGGGCGCACGTCGAACAGGACGCCGTCGAGCACGGCGACCGGCGGCGGGCCACGGCCAGGATCTTCGGGTCGAAGCCGGGTGCGTACGGGGCGGGTCTGCTGCCGCTGATCGACGCCCGCAACTGGCAGTCCGACGCGGACCTCGCCGAGGTGTACGCGGTGTGGGGCGGCTACGCGTACGGGCGCGGGCTCGACGGGCGGGCCGCGCGCGGCGACATGGAGACGGCGTTCCGGCGCATCAACGTGGCGGCGAAGAACGTCGACACCCGCGAGCACGACCTCGTCGACGCCGACGACTACTTCCAGTACCACGGCGGCATGGTCGCCATGGTGCGGCATCTGACGGGGTCCTCCCCCGAGGCGTACGTCGGTGACTCCGCCGTGCCCGACCAGGTGAAGACCCGCACGCTCGGCGAGGAGACCCACCGGGTGTTCCGGGCGCGTGTGGTCAACCCGCGCTGGATGGCGGCGATGCGCCGACACGGCTACAAGGGCGCCTTCGAGATGGCGGCGACCGTCGACTACCTCTTCGGGTACGACGCGACGGCCGGCGTGGTCGACGACTGGATGTACGAGAAGCTGTCGGCCGAGTACGTCTTCGACGCGGAGAACCAGGACTTCATGAAGAAGTCCAACCCGTGGGCCCTGCGCGGCATCACCGAGCGGCTGCTCGAAGCGGCCGAGCGGGGGCTGTGGGCCGAGCCGGACGCGCAGACGCTGGAGCGGCTGCGGGCCACGTATCTGGAACTTGAGGGCGACTTGGAGGGCGACGACCAGTGAGTACCCCCTATCCGTTCACCGCGCTCGTCGGGCAGGACGACCTGCGTCTTGCCCTGCTGCTGAACGCGGTCAGCCCCGCCGTCGGCGGTGTGCTCGTGCGCGGCGAGAAGGGCACGGCCAAGTCGACGGCCGTACGCGCTCTTTCGGCGCTCATGCCGGAGGTCGAGGTCGTCGCCGGGTGCCGGTTCTCGTGTGCGCCCGGCGCCCCGGACCCGGCGTGCCCGGACGGGCCGCACGAGAGCGGACCCGGCACCTCACGTGCCGCCCGCATGGTCGAGCTGCCCGTCGGCGCGTCCGAGGACCGGCTCGTCGGCGCGCTCGACATCGAGCGGGCGCTCGCCGAGGGCGTCAAGGCCTTCGAGCCGGGACTCCTCGCCGACGCGCACCGCGGGATCCTGTACGTCGACGAAGTGAACCTGCTGCACGACCACTTGGTGGACCTGCTGCTCGACGCGGCCGCGATGGGCGCCTCGTACGTGGAGCGCGAGGGCGTCTCCGTGCGGCACGCCGCGCGCTTCCTGCTCGTCGGCACCATGAACCCCGAAGAGGGCGAGCTGCGGCCGCAGCTGCTCGACCGGTTCGGGCTCACCGTGGAGGTCGCCGCCTCCCGCGAGCCCGACCAGCGCGTCGAGGTCGTCAAGCGGCGCCTGGCCTACGACGACGACCCGGACGGCTTCGCCGGGAAGTGGGAGCAGGAGGAGTCCGCCGTGCGGGCGCGGATCGTCGCGGCCCGTGACCTGCTGCCTTCGGTGCGGCTCGGTGACGCGGCGCTGCGCCAGATCGCCGCGACGTGCGCCGCGTTCGAGGTCGACGGGATGCGCGCGGACATCGTGATGGCGCGTACGGCGACGGCGCTCGCCGCGTGGGCGGGCCGCACGGACGTGCTGGCCGAGGATGTGCGGCAGGCCGCGCTCCTGGCTCTGCCGCACCGCAGGCGCCGCAACCCGTTCGACGCACCGGGGCTCGACGAGGACAAGCTCGACGACACGCTTGAGGAGTTCGGCGGGCAGGACGACGAACCCGATCCTGACGGTGACGGTGACGGCGGCGGGGACGGCCCCGGCGGCGGTGGCGGGCAGCCGCCGCAGGACGCGCCCGAGGGCAACGGCCCCGACGCGGGCGGCGACCGGGCCGCCGACATCCCCGCACAGGGCGAGCCCTCCGACAGCGGCGAACAGAAGGCTCCCGCGGGCGGCGGCGAGCAGGCGGCCGCACGGGCCTCCGAGCCGTTCCGTACGAAGATGCTGAGCGTGCCGGGACTCGGTGAGGGGGCCGCCGGGCGCCGCTCGCGGGCCCGCACGGAGCACGGCCGTACGACGGGTGCGCGGCGGCCGCGTGGCGCGCTCACCAAGCTGCACCTGGCGGCGACCGTGCAGGCCGCGGCTCCGCACCAGCGGGCGCGGGGGCGTTCCGGCCCCGGGCTCGTGGTGCGGCGTGACGATCTGCGGCAGGCGACCCGGGAGGGCCGCGAGGGCAACCTCGTGCTGTTCGTCGTCGACGCCTCCGGGTCGATGGCGGCGCGGCAGCGGATGAGCGCCGTGAAGGGCGCCGTCCTGTCGCTCCTCCTCGACGCGTACCAGCGGCGGGACAAGGTGGGGCTCGTGACGTTCCGCGGCTCCTCGGCCGATGTGGCGCTCCCGCCGACGTCCTCCGTGGACGCGGCAGCCGTACGGCTCGAGTCGCTGCCCACCGGTGGACGTACGCCGCTGTCCGCGGGGCTCCTCAAGGCGCACGACGTGCTGCGCGTGGAGCGGCTGCGGGACCCGGCGCGCCGGCCGCTCGTCGTCGTGGTGACCGACGGGCGGGCGACGGGCGGGCCGGAGCCGGTGGCGCTCGCGGGGCGTGCGGCGCGACTGCTCGCCGCCGAGGGAACGGCGTCGGTCGTCGTGGACTGCGAGTCGGGTCCGGTGCGGCTCGGGCTCGCCGGCCAGCTGGCGGGCGAGCTGGGCGGGACGGCGGTGACGCTCGACGAGCTGCGGGCCGACTCGATCGCCGGGCTCGTGAAGGAGGTCCGACAGATGCAGGGGCCGCAGTCGAACAGCAGGAGGGTCGCGTAATGCCTCAGGGACAGCCGAGTGTCGTGCCGGACGACGGGCTCACGACGCGGCAGCGGCGCAACCGGCCGCTCGTCGTCGTCCACACCGGCATCGGCAAGGGCAAGTCGACGGCGGCCTTCGGGCTCGCCCTGCGCGCCTGGAACCAGGGCTGGCCGATCGGGGTGTTCCAGTTCGTCAAGTCGGCGAAGTGGAAGGTCGGCGAGGAGAACGCGCTGCGCGTCCTCGGCGCGAGCGGCGAGGGCGGGACCGTCGACTGGCACAAGATGGGCGAGGGCTGGTCCTGGGTCCAGCGCGACGCGCAGATGGACAACGAGGAGAAGGCCCGCGAGGGCTGGGAGCAGGTCAAGCGTGACCTCGCCGCCGAGACGTACCAGCTGTACGTGCTCGACGAGTTCGCCTACCCGATGCACTGGGGCTGGATCGACACGGACGAGGTCGTCTCCGTGCTGCGGGACCGGCCCGGGACCCAGCACGTCGTGATCACCGGGCGCAACGCCCCCGAGAAGCTCGTGGACTTCGCGGACCTGGTCACGGACATGTCCAAGGTCAAGCACCCGATGGACGCGGGCCAGAAGGGCCAGAGGGGCATCGAGTGGTGAGTACGTCCATGCCTCGGCTCGTCGTCGCCGCGCCCTCGTCGGGCAGCGGCAAGACGACCGTCGCGACGGGTCTGATGGCGGCGTTCGCCGGGCGCGGGCTCGCCGTGTCGCCGCACAAGGTCGGGCCCGACTACATCGACCCCGGGTACCACGCGCTCGCGACGGGGCGCCCGGGTCGCAACCTCGACGCGTACCTGTGCGGGCCCGAGCTCGTGGCGCCGCTCTTCGCGCACGGGGCGCGGGGGTGCGATCTCGCCGTCGTCGAGGGCGTGATGGGGCTTTTCGACGGGGCCTCCGGTCAGGGGGAGCTGGCGTCGACCGCGCATGTCGCGAAGCTCCTTCGGGCGCCGGTCGTGCTCGTCGTCGACGCGTCGTCGCAGGCCCGGTCCGTGGCCGCGCTCGTGCACGGTTTCGCGTCGTTCGATCCCGAGGTGCGGCTCGCCGGGGTGATCCTCAACAAGGTCGGGTCCGACCGGCACGAGGCGATCCTGCGCGAGGCGCTGGACGAGTCGGGAGTGCCGGTGTTCGGCGCCTTGCGCCGGGGCGGGGAAGTGGTGACTCCCTCGCGGCACCTGGGGCTCGTGCCGGTGGCCGAGCGGGGGGCCGAGGCGGTCGCGGCTGTCGCCGCCATGGGGGAGATGGTTCGGGGCGGGTGTGACCTGGACGCGCTCCATGCGGTGGCTCGTGGTGCGGGGCCGTTGGACTGTGCGGCCTGGGATGCGGCTGAGGTTGTGGGTTCTCTCCCCCAGCCCGCCCCTTCCCGGAACCGGGGCTCCGCCCCGGACCCCGGTCCTCGAACGCCGGACGGGCTGAAGGGGCCCGACGGGACGGACGGGTCCGACGGGCCACGGCCCGTCGTCGCTCTCGCCGGTGGCGCCGCCTTCACGTTCTCCTATGCCGAGCACAGTGAACTGCTCGCCGCCGCCGGGGCCGAGGTCGTGACCTTCGATCCGCTTCGGGACGAGCAACTCCCGGACGGAACGAGCGCGTTGGTCATCGGTGGGGGTTTTCCGGAGGTGTACGCCTCCGAGCTGTCCGCCAACGAACCGCTGCGCAAGGCCGTCGGTGAGCTCGCGCGGTCCGGGGCGCCCGTCGTCGCCGAGTGTGCGGGGCTGCTGTATCTGGCGCGCTCCCTGGACGGGCAGCCCATGTGCGGGGTCCTGGACACCGACGCGCGGATGTCGGAACGGCTGACGCTCGGGTATCGGGACGCCGTGGCCGTGTCCGACAGCGTGCTGGCCGCGAACGGGACGCGGGTGCGCGGCCACGAGTTCCATCGCACCGTCGTCGAACCCGGGGCCGGCGCCACCCCCGCGTGGGGCGTCACGCGTCCCGAGCGGCGCGTGGAAGGGTTTGTGCAGGGCGGGGTGCACGCCTCGTATCTGCATGTGCACTGGGCCTCCGTGCCCCAGGCGGCGCGGCGCATCGTCGCGCAGGCAACCGAAGTCGCGCGGGCAACCGAAGGAGTCACCTCGTCATGACCGACACCACCACGCACCGGCTGACCGGCGTCGGCGTGGGTCCCGGTGACCCCGAGCTCGTGACCGTGAAGGGCGTGAACGCCCTGCGCGCGGCCGCCGTCGTCGTCGTACCGGTGATGGCCGCCGCCGACGGGACGGACGGCGGAGAGCCCGGTCGCGCCGAGGCGACCGTCCTGCACTACGTGCCCGCCGACAAGGTCGTCCGCGTCGTCTTCGCGCTCAACGAACGCTCGGACCGGGCCCGGCGCGAGGCCGCCTGGGACGCGGCCGGCGAGCGCGTCGCGGCGCTCCTGCGGGAGCACGGCTCCGTCGCGTTCGCGACGATCGGCGACCCGAACGTGTACTCCACGTTCACGTATCTCGCCCTGACCGTCGGGGAGCTCGTGCCGGGAACCGTCGTCGAGACCGTGCCCGGTATCACCGCCATGCAGGACCTCGCCGCGCGGTCCGGCGCCGTGCTCACCGAGGGCACCGAGCCGCTGACGCTCGTGCCGGTGACCGCCGGTTCGGCCGTGCTCAAGGAGGCGCTCGCGGGACCCGGCACCGTCGTCGCGTACAAGTTCGGGCGGCTCGCCGGCGAGGTCGCCGCGGCGCTGCGCGAGACGGGTCGGACGCAGGACGCCGTGTGGGGGTCCGCGCTCGGGCTGCCGGAGGAGTCCATCAGGCCGGCTGCCGAACTGGGCGCCGACGCCGCGCTGCCGTACCTGTCGACGCTGATCGCGCCCGCGCGGCGCGACGGCGGACGGGGCGGGAAACTGTGACCCGCCGGGGGGCGGGCCCGGCGCTACTCCCCCGCCGCGCCGATCACCAGCCACATCAGGGCGGCGCCCGCGATCGTGCACAGGAGCGTGGAGCGCGCCGGGTGGTGGTGGCCGGCCTCGGGGAGGATCTCCGCGGCCGCGATGTACAGCAGAACGCCGCCGAAGAACCCGAGGTAGCAGGCGAGGGCCTGCGGCGGGATGGTGAACAGCAGCGTCGACGCGGCGCCCACCACCGGGGCGAGCGCGTCCGCGCCGACCATCGCGAGTGCCTTGCGACGGGCGTTCCCGTAGGCGCGCGTGATCGTGTACGTGTTGAAGCCGTCGGCGAAGTCGTGCGTGATCACGGCGAGCGCGACGGTATATCCCATGGTGCTGCTCACCTGGAACGAGGCGCCGATCGCGACGCCGTCCGCGATGCTGTGCCCGACCATCGCGGAGGCGGCGCCGAGGCCGACCTGGGGCACCTGGTCCTCGCCCTCCTGCGCCCCGTGCGCCGCCTGGCGCATCGCGAGCAGCCGCTCGACGATGTGGGCGACGAGGAAGCCCGCGACGAACAGGAGCAGCGCGGCGGGCACTCCGTAGATCTCGTTGCCGGCGCCGTGCAGCGCTTCCGGGAGCAGGTCGAAGCCGACCACCCCGAGCATCAGGCCCCCGGCGAATCCGAGCACCAAGTGGCGCCGGTCGGTGACGTGGTGGGCGGTCCAGCCGCCGACGAGTGTCATCACGAACGAGCCAAGGGCGACGAGGACGGCCATGGTCCCTTGCTAGCGGATCGGCACCGGCCGCGCACGCCCGGGACCGGCTGAGCCGCACCTTCCGACCCGTCCGATACCGCTCCCGTACCTCCGTACGACCGAACCGCGTACGAACCCGTACGACCGATCTCCGTACGACCCAACGCTGCATCCCCGAGAGGACCCCAGTCATGCCCGAAGCAACCACCGGCAAGGTGACCTTCGTCGGTGCCGGGCCCGGCGCCGCCGACCTGCTCACGTTCCGCGCCGCGCGCGCCATCGCGGACGCCGATGTCGTCATCTGGGCGGCCAGCCTGGTGCAGGAGGAGGTCCTCGACCACGCGCGCGAGGGCGCGGAGATCCTGGACTCGGCGACGATGTCGCTGGAGGACGTCGTCGCCGTGTACGAGCGGGCGCACCGCGACGGTCTGCGGGTCGCGCGCATCCACTCCGGGGACCCGGCGCTGTGGGGCGGCACGCAGGAGCAGGTCGACCGGTGCGCGCGCATGGGCATCGCGACGGAGGTGATCCCGGGTGTCTCGTCGTTCTCGGCTGTGGCCGCGCTCGCGCAGCGCGAGCTGACGATCCCCGAGGTCGCGCAGTCCGTGATCCTGACGCGGCTCGGCGGCGGCAAGACGCCGATGCCTCCCGGCGAGGAGGTACGGGAGTTCGCGCGGCACGGCACGACGATGGCGCTGTTCCTCTCGGCGGCGCGCAGCGGCCAGTTGGTGCGTGAGCTTCTGGAGGGCGGCTACCCGACGTCGACGCCGGTCCTCGTCGCGTACCAGGCGACCTGGCCGGAGGAGCTGATCGTGAAGTGCACGATCAGCACGCTGGAGGAGACCGTGAAGCAGCACAAGCTGTGGAAGCACACGCTGTTCCTGGTCGGCCCGGCGCTGGACGCGGAGGGTACGCGTTCGCACCTCTACCACCCGGGCCACTTCCACGGTTTCCGCAAGGCCGACCCCGAGGCGCGGGCGGCGCTGCGGGCCGGGAAATCCGCGCAGGCCCAGTCGTGATCACGGTCTTCGGTACGGGGACGGGGGCGCCGCTGTCCCCGAATCCGGCCCTGTCGTCCGCGGGCCTGGTGGTCGGCGGGCGGCGTCATCTCGACACTGCCGAGGCGCTGCTGGCGCCCGGGGCGGAGCGGGTCGTGCTCGGGCCGCTGGCTCCGGCGCTGGACTCGGTCGAGCGATACGTCAAGAACGCGAACGAGAACGAGACGGGGCAGGGCGTCGTCGTGCTGGCCTCCGGCGACCCCGGGTTCTTCGGGATCGTGCGGGCGCTCGCCGAGCGTTTCGGGCCCGCGGCGCTGGACGTGCGGCCGGGGGTGTCGTCGGTGGCGACGGCGTTCGCGCGCGTCGGCCTTCCGTGGGACGACGCGGCGGTGGTCAGCGCGCACGGCCGTGACCTTCGGACCGCGCTCAACGTCTGCCGCGCGTACCCGAAGACCGCCGTGCTGACCGGTCCCGGCGCGGGCCCTGCCGAACTGGGCGCCGAACTCGCGCACCGCGGCGCCGACCGCGTCCTCGTCGTCGCGTCCCGCCTCGGCGACCCCGAGCACGAGAGCCTTGAACGGGTCACGCCGTCGGAGGCCACCGCCCGTGACTGGGGCGACGCGGTGAACGTGGTGCTCTGCCTGGACGAGAAGCGGGTGCTCGCACCGGTGCGCACCCTCGCCGGTCCCGGCCGTGCGCCGGCCCGGTGGGCCCTGGACGAGAGCGAGTTCGCGCACCGCGATTCGATGATCACCAAGTTCGAGGTGCGGGCGCTCGCGCTCGCGCGGCTCGGGCCGCGCCCGGGCGATCTGGTGTGGGACATCGGGGCGGGGTCCGGCTCGGTCGCCGTGGAGTGCGCGCGGTTCGGCGCCGCGGCCGTGGCCGTCGAGAAGACCGTGGACGGCGTGGCCCGGATCCGGGACAACGCCGCCTCCCACGGTGTCGACGTACGCGTCGTGCACGGCGCGGCGCCCACCGTCCTGTCCGATCTCGCCGACCCCGACGCGGTGTTCATCGGCGGGGGCGGGCGTGAGCTGACCGCGATCGTGACGGCGTGCGCGCGACGCACGCGGCGGTCCGTGGTGGTCGCGGTGGCTGCGGTGGACCGGGTGGGCGCGGTGCGGGACGCACTGGGCGCGGCCGGGTTCGTCAGCGACGGGGTGCTGCTGCAGTCGTCCCGGCTCGCGCCGCTGCCGGGCGACGTGTCGCGGCTCGCCGCGGCCAATCCGGTGTTCCTGGTGTGGGGCGTACGGCCCGAGACGGAGAGCGCCACTTCCGTGGACTTCCTTGAGCGAAGGAGTAGTTGAGTGATCGGCCTGATTTCCGCCACGGCGGCTGGGGCGGTGGCCCGCGACCGGCTCGCGTCGGCGTGGCCGTCGCGTACGCGGGTGTACGAGGGTTCCGTGGGGGACGCCGTACGGCGCGCGTTCGCGGAGTGCGAGCAGGTGGTGTGCTTCCTGGCGACGGGGGCCGTGGTCCGGCTCGTCGCACCGCTGCTGCGGGACAAGCACGTGGACCCGGGCGTGGTGTGCGTCGACGAGGCCGGGCGCTTCGCGGTGTCGCTGCTCGGGGGGCACGAGGGCGGGGCGAACGCGCTCGCGCGTGAGGTGGCCGCCGTCCTGGAGGCGGAGCCGGTGGTGACCACGGCGACGGACGCCGTGGACGTGCCCGGGCTCGACACGCTCGGCCTGCCCGTCGAGGGGGACGTCGCCGGGGTGACCCGGGCGGTCCTCGACGGTGAACCGGTCGCCCTGCACGCCGAGTTGGCGTACCCGCTGCCCGCGCTGCCGGGGAATGTCGCTCCGGAGCAGGTGGCCGCGTACACGATCCGCGTCAGCGACCGCGCCGTGGAGCGCGCCGACCGTGAGGTCGTCGTGCGGCCCCCGTCCCTCGTCGTGGGGGTGGGCGCCAGCAAGGGCGCGCCCGTGGACGAGGTGCTCGGGCTCGTGCGCGACACGCTGCGGGACGCGGGGCTCTCGCCGCTGTCCGTGGCGCGGCTCGCGACCGTCGACGCCAAGGCCGGTGAGCCGGGCATCGTCGAGGCCGCCGAGCAGCTGGGCGTGCCCGTCGTGACGTACGGCGCCGAGCAGCTCGCCGCCGTCGCCGTGCCGAACCCGTCCGACGCGCCGCTCGACGCCGTCGGAACGCCCTCCGTGGCGGAGGCCGCCGCGCTGGTCGCCGGCGGTGAACTCCTCGTACCGAAGCGGAAGTCGGTGCGCGCCGACGGGAAGCCCGCGATGGCGACGTGCGCCGTCGTGCGCACCGCGCCGCGCGGCCGGCTCGCCGTCGTCGGGCTCGGCCCCGGCGCGCGGGACCTCGTGACTCCGCGCGCCCGCGACGAGCTGCGCGCCGCGTCCGTCCTCGTGGGCCTCGACCAGTACGTCGACCAGATCCGGGACCTGCTGCGGCCCGGTACCCGGATCCTGGAGTCCGGGCTCGGCGCCGAGGAGGAGCGGGCCCGCACGGCGGTCGCCGAGGCCCGCAAGGGGCAGGCCGTCGCGCTGATCGGCAGCGGGGACGCGGGCGTGTACGCGATGGCGTCGCCCGCGCTCGCCGAGGCGTCCGACGACATCGACGTGGTGGGCGTACCGGGCGTGACGGCCGCGCTCGCGGCGGCCGCGATCCTGGGCGCGCCGCTCGGCCACGACCATGTCTCGATCAGCCTGTCCGACCTGCACACGCCGTGGGAGGTCATCGAGCGCCGGGTGCGGGCCGCCGCGGAGGCGGACATCGTGGTCACGTTCTACAACCCGCGCAGCCGGGGCCGTGACTGGCAGCTGCCCAAGGCCCTCGGCATCCTCGCCGAGCACCGTGAGCCGGGCACGCCCGTGGGCGTGGTGCGCAACGCGTCCCGCGCCGACGAGTCGAGCCGGCTGACCACGCTCGGTGAACTCGACCCGGCCTGGGTCGACATGATGACCGTCGTGACCGTCGGCAACACGGCCACGCGGCGGATCGCGGGACGCATGGTCACCCCGCGCGGCTACCGCTGGCAGCAGCCCGCTTCCGGCTCTTCCGACACCACCACCGGCACCACCCGTAAGGAGTCCTCGTGACCACCTCGCCCGCTCTGCTCATCGCCGGACACGGCACCCGCGACGAGGCCGGCGCCGAAGCCTTCCGCGACTTCGTCAGGGAGCTCGGCCGCCGCCGTCCCGACCTGCCCGTGGCGGGCGGCTTCATCGAGCTGTCGCCGCCGCCGCTGACGGAGGCGGTGGGCGAGCTCGTGGAGCGCGGGGTGCGCCGGTTCGCGGCGGTGCCGCTGATGCTGGTGTCGGCGGGGCACGCCAAGGGCGACAT
This window contains:
- a CDS encoding putative cobaltochelatase, producing the protein MSTPYPFTALVGQDDLRLALLLNAVSPAVGGVLVRGEKGTAKSTAVRALSALMPEVEVVAGCRFSCAPGAPDPACPDGPHESGPGTSRAARMVELPVGASEDRLVGALDIERALAEGVKAFEPGLLADAHRGILYVDEVNLLHDHLVDLLLDAAAMGASYVEREGVSVRHAARFLLVGTMNPEEGELRPQLLDRFGLTVEVAASREPDQRVEVVKRRLAYDDDPDGFAGKWEQEESAVRARIVAARDLLPSVRLGDAALRQIAATCAAFEVDGMRADIVMARTATALAAWAGRTDVLAEDVRQAALLALPHRRRRNPFDAPGLDEDKLDDTLEEFGGQDDEPDPDGDGDGGGDGPGGGGGQPPQDAPEGNGPDAGGDRAADIPAQGEPSDSGEQKAPAGGGEQAAARASEPFRTKMLSVPGLGEGAAGRRSRARTEHGRTTGARRPRGALTKLHLAATVQAAAPHQRARGRSGPGLVVRRDDLRQATREGREGNLVLFVVDASGSMAARQRMSAVKGAVLSLLLDAYQRRDKVGLVTFRGSSADVALPPTSSVDAAAVRLESLPTGGRTPLSAGLLKAHDVLRVERLRDPARRPLVVVVTDGRATGGPEPVALAGRAARLLAAEGTASVVVDCESGPVRLGLAGQLAGELGGTAVTLDELRADSIAGLVKEVRQMQGPQSNSRRVA
- the cobO gene encoding cob(I)yrinic acid a,c-diamide adenosyltransferase, with the protein product MPQGQPSVVPDDGLTTRQRRNRPLVVVHTGIGKGKSTAAFGLALRAWNQGWPIGVFQFVKSAKWKVGEENALRVLGASGEGGTVDWHKMGEGWSWVQRDAQMDNEEKAREGWEQVKRDLAAETYQLYVLDEFAYPMHWGWIDTDEVVSVLRDRPGTQHVVITGRNAPEKLVDFADLVTDMSKVKHPMDAGQKGQRGIEW
- a CDS encoding cobyrinate a,c-diamide synthase yields the protein MPRLVVAAPSSGSGKTTVATGLMAAFAGRGLAVSPHKVGPDYIDPGYHALATGRPGRNLDAYLCGPELVAPLFAHGARGCDLAVVEGVMGLFDGASGQGELASTAHVAKLLRAPVVLVVDASSQARSVAALVHGFASFDPEVRLAGVILNKVGSDRHEAILREALDESGVPVFGALRRGGEVVTPSRHLGLVPVAERGAEAVAAVAAMGEMVRGGCDLDALHAVARGAGPLDCAAWDAAEVVGSLPQPAPSRNRGSAPDPGPRTPDGLKGPDGTDGSDGPRPVVALAGGAAFTFSYAEHSELLAAAGAEVVTFDPLRDEQLPDGTSALVIGGGFPEVYASELSANEPLRKAVGELARSGAPVVAECAGLLYLARSLDGQPMCGVLDTDARMSERLTLGYRDAVAVSDSVLAANGTRVRGHEFHRTVVEPGAGATPAWGVTRPERRVEGFVQGGVHASYLHVHWASVPQAARRIVAQATEVARATEGVTSS
- the cobI gene encoding precorrin-2 C(20)-methyltransferase, whose product is MTDTTTHRLTGVGVGPGDPELVTVKGVNALRAAAVVVVPVMAAADGTDGGEPGRAEATVLHYVPADKVVRVVFALNERSDRARREAAWDAAGERVAALLREHGSVAFATIGDPNVYSTFTYLALTVGELVPGTVVETVPGITAMQDLAARSGAVLTEGTEPLTLVPVTAGSAVLKEALAGPGTVVAYKFGRLAGEVAAALRETGRTQDAVWGSALGLPEESIRPAAELGADAALPYLSTLIAPARRDGGRGGKL
- a CDS encoding ZIP family metal transporter, producing the protein MAVLVALGSFVMTLVGGWTAHHVTDRRHLVLGFAGGLMLGVVGFDLLPEALHGAGNEIYGVPAALLLFVAGFLVAHIVERLLAMRQAAHGAQEGEDQVPQVGLGAASAMVGHSIADGVAIGASFQVSSTMGYTVALAVITHDFADGFNTYTITRAYGNARRKALAMVGADALAPVVGAASTLLFTIPPQALACYLGFFGGVLLYIAAAEILPEAGHHHPARSTLLCTIAGAALMWLVIGAAGE
- the cobM gene encoding precorrin-4 C(11)-methyltransferase; translation: MPEATTGKVTFVGAGPGAADLLTFRAARAIADADVVIWAASLVQEEVLDHAREGAEILDSATMSLEDVVAVYERAHRDGLRVARIHSGDPALWGGTQEQVDRCARMGIATEVIPGVSSFSAVAALAQRELTIPEVAQSVILTRLGGGKTPMPPGEEVREFARHGTTMALFLSAARSGQLVRELLEGGYPTSTPVLVAYQATWPEELIVKCTISTLEETVKQHKLWKHTLFLVGPALDAEGTRSHLYHPGHFHGFRKADPEARAALRAGKSAQAQS
- the cbiE gene encoding precorrin-6y C5,15-methyltransferase (decarboxylating) subunit CbiE — its product is MITVFGTGTGAPLSPNPALSSAGLVVGGRRHLDTAEALLAPGAERVVLGPLAPALDSVERYVKNANENETGQGVVVLASGDPGFFGIVRALAERFGPAALDVRPGVSSVATAFARVGLPWDDAAVVSAHGRDLRTALNVCRAYPKTAVLTGPGAGPAELGAELAHRGADRVLVVASRLGDPEHESLERVTPSEATARDWGDAVNVVLCLDEKRVLAPVRTLAGPGRAPARWALDESEFAHRDSMITKFEVRALALARLGPRPGDLVWDIGAGSGSVAVECARFGAAAVAVEKTVDGVARIRDNAASHGVDVRVVHGAAPTVLSDLADPDAVFIGGGGRELTAIVTACARRTRRSVVVAVAAVDRVGAVRDALGAAGFVSDGVLLQSSRLAPLPGDVSRLAAANPVFLVWGVRPETESATSVDFLERRSS
- the cobJ gene encoding precorrin-3B C(17)-methyltransferase — protein: MIGLISATAAGAVARDRLASAWPSRTRVYEGSVGDAVRRAFAECEQVVCFLATGAVVRLVAPLLRDKHVDPGVVCVDEAGRFAVSLLGGHEGGANALAREVAAVLEAEPVVTTATDAVDVPGLDTLGLPVEGDVAGVTRAVLDGEPVALHAELAYPLPALPGNVAPEQVAAYTIRVSDRAVERADREVVVRPPSLVVGVGASKGAPVDEVLGLVRDTLRDAGLSPLSVARLATVDAKAGEPGIVEAAEQLGVPVVTYGAEQLAAVAVPNPSDAPLDAVGTPSVAEAAALVAGGELLVPKRKSVRADGKPAMATCAVVRTAPRGRLAVVGLGPGARDLVTPRARDELRAASVLVGLDQYVDQIRDLLRPGTRILESGLGAEEERARTAVAEARKGQAVALIGSGDAGVYAMASPALAEASDDIDVVGVPGVTAALAAAAILGAPLGHDHVSISLSDLHTPWEVIERRVRAAAEADIVVTFYNPRSRGRDWQLPKALGILAEHREPGTPVGVVRNASRADESSRLTTLGELDPAWVDMMTVVTVGNTATRRIAGRMVTPRGYRWQQPASGSSDTTTGTTRKESS